In Ovis aries strain OAR_USU_Benz2616 breed Rambouillet chromosome 14, ARS-UI_Ramb_v3.0, whole genome shotgun sequence, a single genomic region encodes these proteins:
- the LOC101106541 gene encoding phospholipase A2 inhibitor and Ly6/PLAUR domain-containing protein isoform X2, which produces MKPSTKPEPFLLASMLLCTLLGLGYPLSCEMCIRNGAICIGEMKPCALDEDTCVVIMTETNNKGSVDVTSYKGCSKSSKCDPAFLSFTVAPENYMGSDTHCCQSNGCNKDPLPAFRRNLTKNGLRCPSCSTFLKETCTPTDETLCFGEETRCVTVTGLMHPGVKFAFWGCATENACHIKPGTLVPSGSHLLTIKKISCLPSPQASGKAE; this is translated from the exons ATGAAGCCTTCCACAAAACCTGAGCCTTTCCTGCTAGCTTCCATGCTGCTCTGCACCCTCCTGGGTCTGG GGTACCCACTAAGTTGTGAGATGTGTATCAGGAATGGAGCCATATGCATTGGAGAAATGAAGCCTTGCGCCCTGGACGAGGACACCTGCGTCGTCATCATGACTGAGACTAACAATA AGGGCTCCGTGGACGTGACCAGCTACAAGGGGTGCTCGAAATCCAGCAAGTGTGACCCGGCGTTCCTCTCCTTCACCGTGGCTCCAGAGAACTACATGGGGTCCGACACGCACTGCTGCCAGAGCAATGGCTGCAACAAGGACCCCCTGCCTG cgTTCAGGAGAAATCTGACAAAGAATGGCCTTCGGTGTCCTTCCTGCTCCACCTTCCTCAAGGAAACATGCACCCCGACTGACGAAACGCTCTGTTTTGGTGAAGAAACCCGCTGTGTCACCGTGACTGGCCTCATGCACCCTG GTGTCAAATTTGCTTTCTGGGGATGTGCTACGGAGAACGCCTGCCACATCAAGCCTGGGACCCTGGTGCCCTCAGGCTCTCATTTGTTGACCATCAAGAAGATCAGCTGTCTTCCAAGCCCCCAGGCTTCTGGCAAAGCTGAGTGA
- the LOC101106541 gene encoding phospholipase A2 inhibitor and Ly6/PLAUR domain-containing protein isoform X1, whose product MKPSTKPEPFLLASMLLCTLLGLGYPLSCEMCIRNGAICIGEMKPCALDEDTCVVIMTETNNKGSVDVTSYKGCSKSSKCDPAFLSFTVAPENYMGSDTHCCQSNGCNKDPLPAFRRNLTKNGLRCPSCSTFLKETCTPTDETLCFGEETRCVTVTGLMHPAGVKFAFWGCATENACHIKPGTLVPSGSHLLTIKKISCLPSPQASGKAE is encoded by the exons ATGAAGCCTTCCACAAAACCTGAGCCTTTCCTGCTAGCTTCCATGCTGCTCTGCACCCTCCTGGGTCTGG GGTACCCACTAAGTTGTGAGATGTGTATCAGGAATGGAGCCATATGCATTGGAGAAATGAAGCCTTGCGCCCTGGACGAGGACACCTGCGTCGTCATCATGACTGAGACTAACAATA AGGGCTCCGTGGACGTGACCAGCTACAAGGGGTGCTCGAAATCCAGCAAGTGTGACCCGGCGTTCCTCTCCTTCACCGTGGCTCCAGAGAACTACATGGGGTCCGACACGCACTGCTGCCAGAGCAATGGCTGCAACAAGGACCCCCTGCCTG cgTTCAGGAGAAATCTGACAAAGAATGGCCTTCGGTGTCCTTCCTGCTCCACCTTCCTCAAGGAAACATGCACCCCGACTGACGAAACGCTCTGTTTTGGTGAAGAAACCCGCTGTGTCACCGTGACTGGCCTCATGCACCCTG CAGGTGTCAAATTTGCTTTCTGGGGATGTGCTACGGAGAACGCCTGCCACATCAAGCCTGGGACCCTGGTGCCCTCAGGCTCTCATTTGTTGACCATCAAGAAGATCAGCTGTCTTCCAAGCCCCCAGGCTTCTGGCAAAGCTGAGTGA